The sequence below is a genomic window from Marmota flaviventris isolate mMarFla1 chromosome 9, mMarFla1.hap1, whole genome shotgun sequence.
acttgcctagcaggtgtggggccctgggttctattcccagcaccacataaaactacgtaaacaaaataaaggtattgtgtccatgaacaactaaaaatattttttaaaaaatttacagaaaattccACCTCATGggtatctataaagcaccaattaaaaaaataaatagaagaaacaccaatggagtagaggaaggggaagaaccaggaggcactggggactgaaatggagtaaattcaattcaattcatgtattattatgtcaaaatgaatccaactattatgtgtaactataacacacaaaaaacatttttaaaaagagtgtaaGAGTCTGTAATCCTTTTTATGagtaaaaaatgagaatataactGTTGACTAAAAAAGCAAGAGGTTTGAGTGACGAGTAGCCCTTGCTGCTCCAAGTAGCATCCAGCAAAAGGAAGGGGTAACAATCAATTTCATTTGGTTTCAGGCACAGAATCAGACTTTCTCTTTAACTCAATTTAGAGAGTTTTGTAAATGATATTCCTTTCTTTAGGCTGAACTATGGTGCCCAGAATTCTCTTTCTAGAATGTTTCGGTTAAGGTAAGTAATGAGAGGTTTTCTCTTGAGAGCTGGTGACTGTTCACATACATACAAGCCTTAGCCTTGCTGAGCTCTTGTGGGAGCCTTGGAACTCATTTCCAGCACCAGCTCCTGCAGAGCAGGGCTTACTTGGCTGAGATTCACAGTGAAAGAGGCCAGATAGTGACACTCTCACCCTGCAAAACCCACAGGGTAATATAGCTCAAAGTGCTCTCCCCAACTTTCACCTGCCTGGATGCTTAACCCTTCCCAGTTGGGCTCCCATTTTCCCACTGCAGATTTTACCTTCATAATGCTTTATTATAAGCTTCATAAATTACACTTTAGCTCCTTACACCCAGAAGCTTTCCTCCCACTATGTGGGTCTCTAGGATTTACATTTTCTAATTCGCTAAATCAGCTGAGCAGGCATTTTCTATGCCTTTGAGAGCTTAGATACACCTGAGGTGTGTGGGGCTAGCCTGCCAGTTTTGTAGCTCAAAGACTTTAAATAGAAACCCAGCAGGACTTAACTGTTGAAGCATCTGCCCTCTGGCCCAGCAGGCCCCTTCCTGAGTCAGTGACTTGGAAAGCAAGATCCTGGCTGCAGGAGCCCCTCTTGCTCCTCACCTCACAGCACACTGGGGCACCATCTTAGTGCTCTTTCCCTGCCCCTCCATCGCCTCATCTCCATTACCTCTTCTCCCTCAGAGCTAAgcagcagagctgctcacctgACTCATGGAGCTGCCAAATGCAGAGCAAAGCTCTGTTGTGTCTTCAAATTGCACAACTGAGGAAAATGACCCATGGATGAAGAACACCTAGAGTCCAGTAAGATTTCTATTGCAGATTTTTACAGGAAATGACCTGCAGAGACTTTCCAGGAATGCAGGTTggctctccctccctgcccatgACCTCAGAGGGGAATGCTCAGGATAAATAGCAGCCTTCTCTCCCTGTCCTTCCGCGACCAGCAGATCCACCCAACAAGACGTCAGGTGATTGTCAAGTGCAAGGAGTGAGTTTTTAAACCTTTactctattttctctttcctatcaAGATGTGATTTTCTTTGAACGGAATGAtcccttacatttttatttatttatttatctcatgTGTGGTGTGGATTGGGTTTAGGGGACCCATGGAGAATGCATTATAGCCTCCTCTAGAGTGGCAATCTGGTCCCAACTCCCCTATCCTCTGTTGGAGCCACCATGCTATTCTCTCAGACAGACTTGGATTCAGGGCTGATGGGGTCAGAGTGAAGGCTTTTGGTACCAAGTGAGTTCCTATTGCCAGATTTCCTAGAGGAACTACTAGCACTATAACGAGAACCAGTAGAAATGAAGAACTAGGCTCTCTTAGGATATAAATGTCAAAGGGAAAGGTGCCAGTCTCATCGGTGGCTGATTATGCCTCTCTTTCATTTCAGCACCATGAAGCTTCTCACAGGCCTGGTGTTTTGCTCTTTGGTCCTGGCAGTCAGTGGTGGGGTGTTTTCATTCGTGAGGGAAGCTGCTCAAGGTAAGGGTGGTGGAGAGATGGCTCTAGGGTTTACTTGGAGCACTCTGAAGGCCTGGAGCCAGTCTTATGTTGTGCTATCTTGTGTGGCAGGATGCCCCAGGTACACTGAGGAGCATTTCTTTAAAGGGACTGAAAAAAGCAGGTGGCAGAGTAGAGGTTTCCAATGAGCTATATATGAAGCCAATTTAGCCCAGTTGATGTGTCTGCTCACCACTTCCTAAAATTCCATTGTCAACAATGTCAGGCACACGTGAAATCACCTGGAGTTTAAACCCTGTGGATGCTTGGATTTTCTTCCTCCTCATATAGTCTGAGGAATTGGGCAGGGTTGTGTTCTGGGTGTCAGGACTTTCAGTATCTCCCCAGGTGATCAAAACAGGCCAACCCAGGTGAGAACCATTACACTAGGGTTTCCTCAAGCAACCACAGCATCAGTGCACTTCACTGAGCTTGCCAGAGGCACTCATGTCACAGTGATGTGCATTTAGGgtacagaaacacattttccttggGAGTCAGGGCAGAAGTGCCTCATGTCTGCAGCCCACTCAGGCTTTCCCCTCCTGGATGCCCCCTCCCTCACTGCAATTTCTAATCACATGGAACTTCATTCTGGAACAGTGGTTCTGGACCCGGTGTAATGTGCTGGCCCAGGGGACATTTTCAATGTGTGGCAATGTCTTTGGTTGTCCCACTGGGCGAATTTGCTGCCAACATCTAGTGGCAGACCAGAGAGCTGGTGAATATCCTACAGGACTCAGGGCAGCCCTGAACAACAGAGAACCACGTGACCCAATTTTTTCAACAGTGCTGAAGGTGAGGAATCCTGTTTGACAATGACACCTCCCTTCTGTCCTTAAACATAGCACATCTAAGTATGGTGAAGCTCACCCCAGCACAGTGGACCACCAAAGACAAACAGGTGTGGCCCCTAACAACTCTCACTAGAGTGACTTGCAGAAGCCAGCTAGGAATAGAGACGATTCCACTCAACCCATGATATCTATGGGTGCAAAAATCACAGatgaaattttgaatatattaattcCTGGATCCCCCTTGAAGGTGTTGTCACGATCTTTATGTATACTTGATAtcccttttgtcttttcttttccaattcaGGAAGTTGGGACATGTGGAGAGCCTACCAGGACATGAAAGAAGCAAATTTCATAGGTGCAGACAAATACTTCCATGCCCGAGGGAACTATGACGCTGCCCGAAGGGGACCTGGGGGTGCCTGGGCTGCTGAAGTGATCAGGTAAGGCAGGTTCCTGGGGATGCCAGGCCTGGGTGAGCAGAGCTTGACTGCCCTGGGGATCAGGAGGGAATGAGCCTGGCAGCAGTTTTCTGTGAGGCTTGAGTCTTCCTCCTGTCCTCTCTGCCTAGCCCTCCACCATGGTCAGTGCAGGGCCTGGGCCATTGACAGAGCCAGAGATGGCTGAGGATATGTGTGCCAACTCAGAACTAGAGAAAGGGAGGGCCACAGAGTGATCCCTAACCCTCCCTCCCTGGTGCTGTTCATCCAGGTTCAGGGTGAAGAGCCAGGTTGAGTAGGGCTGTGCCAGGCAAGGGTGGTATCTCAGCCCCTCTTCCTTGATCTTCCTGGGCTCCCCTCAGTGCCATCCCCTGGACAGCAGAGAATTGGGAGGGTAGTCTGGGGTTTATCAGccttctgaggaatctccttgCTGTCTTGCTTGATTTCAGTGAtgccagagagaacattcaggaaTTTTTTGGCCGAGGACATGAGGACTCCCAGGCAGACCAGGAAGCCAACAGAGCGGGCAGGAGAGGAGAAGACCCTAATAAATACAGACCTAAAGGGCTGCCTGGTAAATACTGAGCTTCATCTTCATTTTGTCTCAGGAGACTGACTGTGAGCCCCCAAAGATTGGGATATGAAATCACTGCATCCTCTGTCCACATAAATGGATAGATGGCCCACAGTTGTTGTTCAATAAATGCATAAGAGATGGAAATTCTAGCATGTGGGTGTTATATTTCACATTGAGGGTGGGATGTTTGGTACAAAGTGGTGAACAATAAACACCAGGATGATCCAGCCTGGACCTCAGTGTGTAGGGGATGTGATTTCAGTGGTCACACAACACAGACAGATACTGGCACTGAGCCTTCTCAGAATCAGACTCTCTCACTTGTCCAGGCCCCCGTGGTTAGCTGTTGCTATTTCCAGGCCTTTCCATGTCCAAACCACCTACTCCTGACAACTGTGTCCTATCACCTTCTCTGCCCCCAGGGCCTTAGTCCTCAGTTCGTCTGCCTTTGGAGACATGGGGCATGGCTATGGGAAGGCTGGCTCTGTTATCCTGCCCCAGATACCACCATCTTggttttctgcttaatttttagCAACATCTGCAAAGCCAATTATTCACCAATTTCTGTTCATTCTATCCAAGAAATACCTTCAGAGCAGTGTCTCCCACTCTATTTTTATTGCCTTATTTCAAGCCTAAATAAAGATGTAAGTGAACACCATTTGTGGTGTTGTATTTGTGAAGAACAGTCATGGTGGAAAAGATCTCCTTATCAGTCAGGTCCTGTAGGAGACAAACCAGGCAGAGATTtgaaaagggaaattttaataCTAGGAATGCTTAATTATCAACAATAGTTACCACCATGGATAATAAATCAGGAGGGTATAAACTTTGTATGATCCTCCCTAGAGGTAGACATTTGGTTCTCCTAGGCAAATCTATAGCCCATTACATGGAGAGAATGTTTTGTTGGGTGCCATAGTCAAAGCTGAGAAACAGGAACTCTATAGAGATAGCAATGGAACTTGATAGCATGCTGTCCAGGAGCCACTGTGCTCACTGGGAATGTGGGGTGAGGGAGCTATAAACATGCTCAGAAGCTGTTCTCATGGGAGTAGCAGAAAGCATGCTACTGATCTCTCTGGAAAGCCAGCTGTGGAAGGGATGGATTTCTGAGTGAGTTGTATGCTCTCCACTTCATGTGCTGAAGCCTTTTTCCCAGAGTGGCTTTATTTGGACCTGAACCGATAGTCCTTATGAGTGAAGACAACAAagagcctctctctctctgaaaccCACAAGGTCACAGTAAGGAGGTACATGTTTGTAAGCCAGGAAGAGCACAGTCACCAGGTGCTCAATTAGCGTGTACCTTCATCTAGAACATCCTGGTgttcagaattttgaaaaataaatatctgtgtgGAAGCCACCTGTGGTACCTTGTTATGGCAGCTCAGGCTAACAGAAGTGGAGTGCTGTTGAACACACTGAAAATCTAATTGAGGTGCCACAGAAATTGTTGAAACAACCACGTCCTTCAGGTTTCACTAAAACTCCCTGGGCTGAGTGTCACTGGGTGTGGCAGGGGAGGATCCTCACAGGAGCCTGGGAAGCCAAAGCAGGGTACCAGGAAGATCTTCATTTCCCCCTATTTCTCCATTGCCCTCTACTGACAGAGATTAGCATCCTGCACAGCTGGCCAGAGTGAGGTGTTTAAGGGTCCAGCTCCAGGACCACAGACAGTCAAGGAAATGTGGATATGGGGCTCAAAGTAAACAAATTGATTACAGGTCTCCATTTTTGCTTTGAAAGTGGAATGAAGGAGGACTCTTAAGGGTAGGAGATTGATGAGAAAGTGAGATTTATAAGCTAAAGTCATTAAATTAGTTGTCAATTTGATTAGTAGGGAAGCTGTTGCTATAGTAAATCCCAAGAGAACTTTCTCATATAGTTCTAATCTGAAAGCACTAGTAGACATGGAGGTAAAGGAGATTTGGGATATTTGAGGGTGAGTTTATTTCACAATAAGACATGGGCAAGATCAACATGACAGTATGGATATTGACATCAGACTGGCTGGTGAGAGCAGTCTCAAGGCATTTTAACTTAGGGTTCCGGGAGGGTCAAGTTTGAAGGTGTTAAAAATTGTCAAATGACAGTAATGCTCAGGACAGCACTGTAGATCAGTTgtagagcgattgcctagcacatgtgaggcactgattttgatcctcagcactacataaagaaaataaaataaaagtattatgtccacgTACAACTAAAAAACTACTAAAATGGGTACAGAAATTCATTGACCAATTTGTAATGGATCACATTGTCATGGGAGAAGAGGTGACTCCTGAGTAGGGTCTGAGAAGCTCccagagggaaagggaaattcAACTCAGGACCAGTGGGGATCTTGGCATGCATAAGGGAATAGCATTTCAGACTGAGCCACAGACAAAGGCATAgacaggtttatttaggaagtagGTGCACACTCAAGGGAAAATGTGGGCTATCTCAGGAGGGCGAAGTCCCTCCTTGGGTTGGGAAGGTCCGACATTTATAGAGGAGCTGTAGTTTGGGACCAGTCTGGAGATAGAGCCAGGGTGGAACTGCATAATTTTGCACCACTTTTTCCTGAACTTgtgtatttccttcattttacaaGGGAGCAGGTCAAGGGCAAGTTGCTCAAGGTGTACAACTCTCCTTCTGCATCTCAATGGCTCATGGGCATTTCCTTTCAGATTTGGTATATCCCTATATCCTAAATTCCTAAGTCAACATCATTTGACTTCTTAGAATTTGTAACCTAAAAATATATCAGAGTTTAATCCAAAGAAGAAAGTACTTGTTTACTCAAGCATTTATGATTTATATTGTCACCCTTTATCCTTACGCTTGAATATactgaaacactttttttttgttttcacatatttttaagagCTATCATGTGGAAAATGCCAAGTtgatcatattttattatatactaaTTAATTTTCTTGCTCCCAAAACACTTTTTATTAGTGaccttgtttgtttgcttgtttcctattttgtgttggtggggatccaactcagggcttcatgcgtgctaggcaagcactctatcactgaaccacatctccagcccctgttaATGACTTTATTTTGCTCAAGGAGTACTAAGTTTTTCATTAGTATGTGGTTgcaaagcctgtaatcccagcgggtcaggaggctgagacaggaagatcgcaccttcaaagccagcctcagcaaaagtgagatgctaagcaactcagtgagaaccagtctctaaataaaatacaaaataaggctggggatatgactcaatgattgagtgcccctgagttcaatccccagttccccccCCCCAGAACTACAAAAAGACTATGCATGGCCTTTGGAGCTTGTTCTCAGTATCTACCATTGGAGTCTCCATTTGTTAGAAGTCCTGAGAAATGTTGGATTCAGCAAAATAGACTGAAAAGGAACAGCTATTGGGGAAGGAGGACTGGAGAATGTGGAGTTCCAGAAT
It includes:
- the LOC114098241 gene encoding serum amyloid A-5 protein-like isoform X2 — protein: MWRAYQDMKEANFIGADKYFHARGNYDAARRGPGGAWAAEVISDARENIQEFFGRGHEDSQADQEANRAGRRGEDPNKYRPKGLPGKY